Proteins encoded within one genomic window of Flavobacterium gilvum:
- a CDS encoding helix-turn-helix domain-containing protein has translation METVTKPKHIGRNISRIRELRGMKQEALANAIGVSQQSVSNIEGSETIEEEKLIEVAKALGVSADAIKNFTEENVINYFNNFYDNSASNGQGAFGPIFNFNPLEKLVEAYDENKKLYERLLQAEKEKISYLEKLIDEK, from the coding sequence ATGGAAACAGTAACAAAACCAAAACATATCGGTAGAAATATTAGCCGAATCAGAGAGCTTAGAGGCATGAAACAAGAAGCATTGGCTAATGCTATTGGTGTAAGTCAACAGTCTGTTTCTAATATTGAAGGAAGTGAGACAATTGAAGAAGAAAAATTAATAGAAGTCGCAAAAGCTCTTGGTGTAAGTGCTGATGCAATTAAAAACTTCACAGAAGAAAATGTGATTAATTATTTCAATAACTTTTATGACAACAGCGCAAGCAATGGTCAAGGAGCATTTGGTCCAATTTTTAACTTCAACCCTTTAGAAAAATTAGTAGAGGCGTATGATGAAAACAAGAAACTTTACGAACGTTTGTTACAAGCGGAAAAAGAAAAAATATCTTATTTGGAAAAATTAATTGATGAAAAATAA
- a CDS encoding toprim domain-containing protein, translating into MDFRKKRLSTEEAKKIDLTTYLSSLGHQPVEIRNVDYWYRSPLRNEQEPSFKVNQKLNVWFDHGLGKGGNLIDFGILYHNCSVGELLQKLDTDFSFQQLTSFASNKNVETESKIKILGDFPLTSPSLLVYLQERKIPIEIAEQFCREVRYELNNKNYFGIGFKNDSGGYEIRNPYFKTGCSPKDITTINNGSEEAIVFEGFIDFLSFKTTTKNLPEKGQDFVVLNSVSFFERARPFMENHNLIRLYLDRDATGINCTQRALSMSPKYQDESTLYKNHKDFNDWIMNPETAPKKRLGRRM; encoded by the coding sequence ATGGATTTCAGAAAAAAAAGGCTCTCTACCGAGGAAGCCAAAAAAATTGATTTGACAACCTACCTTTCGTCACTGGGACACCAACCGGTAGAGATTAGAAATGTGGACTATTGGTATCGTTCCCCTTTACGGAACGAACAAGAACCTTCTTTTAAGGTAAACCAAAAATTGAATGTTTGGTTTGATCATGGACTGGGCAAAGGCGGGAATCTAATTGATTTCGGAATACTGTATCATAACTGTTCCGTTGGAGAACTTTTGCAAAAGCTAGACACTGATTTTTCTTTTCAACAGCTAACCTCTTTTGCTTCAAATAAAAACGTCGAAACGGAAAGTAAAATCAAAATCCTCGGAGATTTTCCGCTTACTTCCCCATCTCTTTTGGTATACCTTCAGGAAAGAAAAATCCCCATCGAAATTGCTGAGCAATTTTGCCGTGAAGTCCGTTATGAATTGAATAATAAAAACTATTTCGGAATCGGTTTCAAAAACGATTCGGGTGGTTATGAAATTCGCAATCCTTATTTCAAAACAGGTTGTTCTCCAAAAGATATTACCACCATCAATAATGGTTCAGAAGAGGCCATCGTTTTTGAAGGATTCATAGACTTTTTATCCTTTAAGACAACGACCAAAAACCTTCCCGAAAAGGGTCAGGATTTTGTTGTTTTAAATTCCGTTTCTTTCTTTGAAAGAGCACGCCCTTTTATGGAAAACCACAATCTAATTCGGCTTTATCTTGACCGCGATGCTACAGGTATAAATTGTACCCAGCGTGCACTTTCAATGAGTCCAAAATACCAAGATGAAAGCACGCTCTATAAAAATCACAAAGATTTTAATGACTGGATTATGAACCCTGAAACAGCTCCAAAAAAACGTTTGGGACGAAGAATGTAA
- a CDS encoding plasmid mobilization protein: MMERENSNRTRKITLRLTPEEYTNIEQKWKASTCRKLSDYVRKQLFNKPITTYYRNQSLDDFIEEMATLRNELSAIGNNVNQVVKKMHTLQQIHEFRIWIVRYESEKKNLFNKVDDIQNHIHKITDKWLQS, from the coding sequence ATGATGGAAAGGGAAAATTCAAACAGAACACGCAAAATCACACTGCGACTGACACCCGAAGAATACACAAATATTGAACAGAAATGGAAAGCCAGTACTTGCCGTAAGTTGAGCGACTATGTTCGCAAACAGTTATTTAATAAACCCATTACAACCTATTACAGAAATCAATCTTTGGATGATTTTATTGAAGAAATGGCTACACTTCGTAATGAACTTAGTGCCATTGGAAATAATGTAAATCAGGTTGTAAAAAAGATGCACACCTTACAACAAATTCATGAATTTAGAATCTGGATTGTACGTTACGAATCGGAGAAAAAAAATCTTTTTAATAAGGTGGATGATATTCAAAATCACATTCATAAAATCACGGACAAATGGTTACAATCATAA
- a CDS encoding sialate O-acetylesterase, with amino-acid sequence MKKRIKLVSVVFFMVFSTACWKSQAQNRVDRNTQVYLLIGQSNMAGRGAIDAESKVIDPQIIMLDSQNHWVPATDPVHFDKPKDAGVGPAISFAKAIKGNNNKIKIALVPCAWGGSPIKVWEPGASYLNAHPYDDAIKRVKIAMQTGVLKGILWHQGESDNDSINSAVYLDKLVALVNRLRNDLNMPNLPFVAGEIGYFNKQNFINKEVNRLPQQVNNTLVVSADGLQHKGDGLHFNSASARELGKRYAEAMLQLQQVHH; translated from the coding sequence ATGAAGAAAAGAATCAAGTTAGTAAGTGTTGTTTTTTTTATGGTTTTTAGCACCGCTTGTTGGAAATCTCAAGCTCAAAATAGAGTAGACAGAAATACGCAGGTCTACCTGCTAATAGGTCAATCGAATATGGCAGGCAGGGGAGCGATAGATGCTGAAAGTAAAGTTATCGATCCTCAAATTATTATGCTCGATTCACAAAATCACTGGGTACCTGCAACCGATCCTGTTCATTTCGATAAGCCTAAAGATGCTGGTGTAGGGCCTGCCATTAGTTTTGCAAAAGCTATAAAAGGAAATAATAATAAAATTAAAATTGCACTTGTTCCTTGCGCTTGGGGAGGTTCGCCTATTAAAGTATGGGAACCCGGTGCCAGTTATTTAAATGCACATCCTTACGATGATGCCATTAAACGTGTAAAGATTGCCATGCAAACAGGTGTATTGAAAGGTATTCTCTGGCATCAGGGTGAATCAGATAATGATTCAATAAACAGCGCAGTTTATTTAGACAAACTCGTTGCATTGGTCAATCGTTTAAGAAATGATCTTAATATGCCAAACCTGCCCTTTGTTGCAGGTGAGATTGGATATTTCAACAAGCAAAATTTCATCAATAAAGAAGTCAATCGTTTACCACAGCAGGTGAATAATACATTGGTTGTTTCGGCCGATGGATTACAACATAAAGGAGATGGTCTTCATTTTAACAGTGCGTCGGCAAGAGAATTGGGAAAGCGTTATGCCGAAGCAATGCTTCAGTTACAACAAGTTCACCACTAA
- a CDS encoding recombinase family protein yields the protein MNVVIYTRVSTDEQAQLGFSLRHQEESLRKYCEIKGYKVSNHFQDDYSAKTFNRPEWLKLFEYVKLNKKIVDLVIFTKWDRFSRNSENALTVIRKLNDFGIQVNSIEQPLDLTVPDNKLVLAMYLAIPEVENDKNSARTRDCMRKAQKEGCFVNRAPYGYKGYRIDGKASLMFNEDALIVKKAFEEVAKGIESVDVIRKRLKLNYSCKLEKQQFYNMLRNVVYKGCILIKEYKKEEEQIVVGLHEPIVKEKLFNKVQDILSGRKRNAKLPSLINDDFPIKKNLICPKCGKQITGSKSLGNGGYYFYYHCKSKCGVRYKRDDVHSKLLELIRGISFNKGMGSLYKSVLRDYLKEDVERVKKEAVRFEQELKSIDYLIESAEDKLMSNLIDKDQFDKVVSRYFSKRKQCENQLLSLSVAKDDSWKYINKAVELLCDLENVFNHLSGEGKASFLRIIYPENLIIEKEGFRTNSRNEVVDVLSSVCGDSEDMEIKKVTPKNDFSNLAPPLGLEPRTL from the coding sequence ATGAATGTAGTTATATACACAAGAGTAAGTACGGATGAACAAGCTCAATTGGGATTTAGTTTAAGACACCAAGAAGAGAGCTTGAGGAAATATTGTGAAATAAAGGGATATAAAGTGAGTAATCATTTTCAAGATGATTATTCGGCTAAAACATTTAATCGTCCAGAATGGCTGAAATTATTTGAGTATGTTAAATTGAATAAGAAAATTGTTGATTTAGTAATTTTTACCAAATGGGATAGATTCTCTAGAAATTCTGAAAATGCATTAACTGTCATTAGAAAATTAAATGATTTTGGAATCCAGGTAAATTCCATAGAACAACCATTGGATTTGACTGTACCGGACAATAAACTTGTTTTGGCAATGTATTTAGCTATCCCCGAAGTTGAAAATGATAAGAATTCGGCAAGGACTAGGGATTGTATGAGAAAGGCTCAAAAAGAGGGTTGTTTCGTTAATAGAGCTCCGTACGGATATAAAGGCTACAGGATTGATGGGAAAGCCTCTCTGATGTTTAATGAGGATGCTTTAATAGTTAAAAAAGCATTTGAAGAAGTTGCAAAAGGGATTGAATCCGTAGATGTAATTAGAAAGAGGTTGAAATTAAATTATAGCTGTAAACTTGAAAAGCAACAGTTTTATAATATGCTGCGTAATGTGGTTTATAAAGGTTGCATTTTGATTAAGGAGTATAAAAAGGAAGAAGAGCAAATTGTTGTAGGTCTTCATGAACCTATTGTAAAAGAAAAGCTTTTTAATAAAGTTCAGGATATTCTTTCTGGACGCAAACGAAATGCAAAATTACCATCCTTGATAAATGACGATTTTCCAATAAAAAAGAATCTTATTTGTCCAAAATGTGGCAAACAGATAACAGGTAGTAAATCATTGGGTAATGGAGGGTATTATTTTTATTATCACTGCAAATCAAAATGTGGAGTAAGATATAAAAGAGATGATGTGCATTCTAAGCTTTTAGAATTGATTAGGGGTATATCTTTTAATAAAGGCATGGGAAGTCTTTACAAGTCTGTTTTAAGAGATTATTTGAAAGAAGACGTGGAGAGGGTAAAAAAAGAGGCGGTAAGATTTGAACAAGAGTTAAAATCAATTGATTATTTGATTGAGAGTGCAGAGGATAAATTAATGAGTAATTTGATTGATAAAGATCAATTTGATAAGGTAGTGAGCAGGTATTTTTCTAAAAGGAAACAATGTGAAAATCAATTGTTGTCACTATCAGTTGCAAAGGATGATTCATGGAAATACATTAACAAAGCGGTAGAATTATTATGTGACTTGGAAAATGTGTTCAACCACTTGTCTGGCGAGGGAAAAGCGAGTTTTTTGAGGATAATTTATCCCGAAAATTTAATTATAGAAAAAGAGGGTTTTCGAACCAATTCTCGTAATGAGGTAGTGGATGTTTTGTCCAGTGTTTGCGGGGATTCCGAAGATATGGAAATAAAAAAAGTCACTCCGAAGAATGACTTTTCCAATTTAGCTCCCCCTCTTGGGCTCGAACCAAGGACCCTCTGA
- a CDS encoding relaxase/mobilization nuclease domain-containing protein has protein sequence MVTIIKTSHSIRSILNYNENKVKAGVADCIGVGNYPVDVDKISDAMKLSRFTKRLELNENTKRNSVHISLNFDPSENHTKEKLIAIADTYMEKIGFGKQPYLVYQHYDAGHPHIHVVSINIEKDGKRIDLHHLGMRKSEPARKEIEEIFGLVKAEGRKKKEEFNLKPISMGKVLYGKIESKKALTNVLNQVLNEYKYSSLPELNAVLKQYNVLADRGSENSKVFLANGLVYRILDQQGKPIGVPIKASDFYFKPTLKFLREKFKENEIRRPFEKSRVKNTIDLALLREQVLSVNELAKMLEKEGIHTVFRRNSEGLLYGITYIDYTTKNVFNGSSLGKQYSAKAIEERCGFMIAGEEKRNQMYEKLPSIEFLIDKLEDQKNLLSIPDLVKVLDMLMHAEYSQDYIPNQLKNKRKKKQRRI, from the coding sequence ATGGTTACAATCATAAAAACAAGCCATTCGATCCGCAGTATTTTAAACTATAACGAAAACAAAGTCAAAGCTGGCGTGGCTGATTGTATTGGTGTGGGTAATTACCCTGTTGATGTTGACAAAATCAGCGATGCGATGAAGCTAAGTCGTTTCACAAAACGACTTGAATTAAACGAAAATACCAAACGGAATAGTGTTCATATTTCCCTGAATTTCGACCCATCAGAAAACCATACCAAAGAAAAACTGATCGCTATTGCCGACACCTATATGGAGAAAATTGGTTTCGGAAAACAACCTTATTTGGTGTACCAACATTACGATGCGGGACACCCACACATCCATGTGGTTTCCATAAATATAGAAAAAGATGGCAAGCGGATTGACCTCCATCATTTGGGAATGCGAAAATCAGAACCGGCAAGAAAGGAAATTGAAGAAATCTTCGGATTGGTAAAAGCGGAAGGAAGAAAAAAGAAAGAGGAATTTAATCTGAAACCTATTTCAATGGGCAAGGTCCTTTATGGAAAGATTGAATCCAAGAAAGCCTTAACCAATGTTTTAAATCAAGTTCTCAATGAATACAAATATTCCAGTCTTCCAGAACTTAATGCGGTGCTAAAACAATATAATGTCTTGGCTGACCGAGGCAGTGAGAATTCAAAAGTATTTTTGGCAAATGGGTTAGTATATAGAATATTGGACCAACAGGGAAAGCCAATTGGAGTTCCGATAAAGGCAAGTGACTTTTACTTTAAACCGACTTTAAAATTCCTGCGAGAAAAATTTAAGGAAAATGAAATTAGAAGACCATTCGAAAAATCAAGGGTAAAAAACACCATTGATTTGGCTCTACTACGAGAACAGGTTCTGTCCGTAAACGAACTGGCTAAGATGCTTGAAAAAGAAGGGATTCATACCGTTTTCAGAAGAAATTCAGAAGGTCTGCTTTACGGCATTACCTATATCGACTATACAACAAAAAACGTTTTTAACGGGAGCAGTTTGGGGAAACAATACAGCGCAAAAGCCATTGAAGAGCGTTGTGGATTTATGATTGCTGGTGAAGAAAAAAGGAATCAGATGTATGAAAAACTTCCTTCTATAGAATTCTTGATTGATAAACTTGAAGATCAAAAAAATTTACTTTCCATTCCTGATTTAGTTAAAGTATTGGATATGCTTATGCATGCTGAATATTCTCAAGATTATATACCGAATCAATTAAAAAACAAAAGAAAAAAGAAACAAAGAAGAATTTAA
- a CDS encoding Gfo/Idh/MocA family oxidoreductase, protein MQKIKTALLSYGMSGKVFHAPFLELHPGFELLGSWERSKKLIQEDFPNVISYPSLESILEDESVDLVIVNTPIDSHFEYAKKVLLAGKHAIVEKAFTANVAEAEELAYLAKEKGLKLAVFQNRRWDSDLKTVKKILDEKALGEIVEAEFHFDRYNPVLSPKVHKETVNSGSGIVKDLGPHLIDQALYLFGLPNAVSADIRITREHSLVNDYMDLLLYYPDFRVRLKAGYFVRESNPSYVVHGKKGSFLKSRGDVQEDELKLGKKPNLKTWGTEQEGNEGLLHTEINGKVIKDKVLTLQGNYYDYFDGVYQSIINNLPEPVTAQDGVNVMRIIESAFQSSQEKKVIDL, encoded by the coding sequence ATGCAAAAAATAAAAACAGCACTATTATCATACGGGATGTCTGGAAAAGTTTTTCATGCTCCATTTCTCGAACTTCATCCTGGTTTTGAACTTCTGGGTTCTTGGGAAAGAAGCAAAAAATTGATCCAGGAAGACTTTCCAAACGTTATAAGTTATCCTAGTTTAGAATCTATTTTAGAAGATGAATCTGTTGATTTGGTTATTGTAAACACACCGATAGATTCTCATTTTGAATATGCCAAAAAAGTGTTGCTTGCCGGAAAACATGCTATTGTAGAAAAAGCGTTTACTGCAAATGTAGCAGAGGCCGAAGAATTAGCTTATTTGGCAAAAGAAAAAGGATTGAAATTGGCTGTTTTTCAAAATAGAAGATGGGACAGTGATCTCAAAACGGTAAAAAAAATACTGGACGAAAAAGCTTTGGGCGAAATTGTAGAAGCCGAGTTTCATTTTGATCGATACAATCCAGTTTTGAGCCCAAAAGTGCATAAGGAAACAGTTAATTCGGGATCAGGAATAGTGAAAGATTTAGGACCGCATTTAATAGACCAAGCTTTGTATTTGTTTGGTTTACCAAATGCTGTCTCTGCCGACATCCGCATCACGAGAGAACATTCATTAGTGAATGATTATATGGATCTTTTGTTGTATTATCCAGATTTTAGAGTGCGTTTGAAAGCGGGTTATTTTGTTAGGGAATCAAATCCTTCTTATGTAGTGCATGGCAAAAAAGGTTCTTTTTTGAAATCCAGAGGTGATGTGCAGGAAGACGAACTGAAATTGGGCAAAAAACCAAATTTAAAGACTTGGGGAACTGAACAGGAAGGAAATGAAGGACTTTTGCATACCGAAATAAATGGTAAAGTCATAAAAGATAAAGTACTTACGCTTCAAGGGAATTATTACGATTATTTTGATGGAGTATATCAGTCAATAATCAACAATTTGCCTGAGCCAGTAACGGCACAAGACGGTGTAAATGTGATGCGTATCATCGAGTCAGCTTTTCAGAGTAGTCAAGAAAAGAAAGTAATCGACTTATAA
- a CDS encoding MFS transporter: MQYFNFIGRYKAKGKYKKTYRDVKESYLYRIRWAVSAFYFGMGLCFSSWASRIPTIKSALHLTDGQLGTILFALPVGQLTMMFFSGKLVTRFGSHRTLPFAILMYAFSLTNMGLAQNAWQLALGLVSFGISGNLTNISVNTQGVYTEGLFRRNIMTSFHGMWSLAGFTGALVGLGMLALKIGTYSHFVIVASVVALLILINFKYLIKAKEVVRPGKKKRFRKPDKSLILLGVIGFCSMASEGIMFDWSGVYFKDIVKAPGSLIVVGYTSFMIMMASGRFLGDRLINNFGRKKVMQISGIMISCGLFMAVIFPYIIPCTIAFMIVGLGVSTVIPTLYSIAGKHPTIPTGEALTAVSSVSFLGFLMGPPVIGHIAELFSLRFSFAFIGIFGFFIAFMVTRIKAIE; this comes from the coding sequence TTGCAGTATTTTAATTTTATTGGTAGATATAAGGCAAAAGGCAAATACAAAAAAACGTATCGGGATGTCAAGGAATCCTATTTGTATAGGATTCGTTGGGCGGTTTCGGCATTTTATTTTGGCATGGGATTGTGCTTTTCCAGTTGGGCAAGCCGTATACCTACTATTAAGTCTGCATTGCATTTAACCGATGGTCAGCTGGGAACAATATTATTTGCTTTGCCGGTGGGTCAGTTGACGATGATGTTTTTTTCAGGAAAATTAGTGACCCGTTTTGGGAGTCATCGAACCCTTCCTTTTGCTATTTTGATGTATGCTTTTAGTTTGACCAATATGGGATTGGCACAAAATGCATGGCAGTTAGCTCTTGGATTGGTTTCTTTTGGAATTTCTGGTAACTTAACCAATATATCGGTAAATACTCAAGGTGTTTATACCGAAGGCCTTTTTAGAAGAAACATCATGACTTCGTTTCACGGAATGTGGAGTTTGGCCGGATTTACAGGAGCTTTGGTAGGTCTTGGAATGTTGGCTTTAAAAATTGGGACGTACTCGCATTTTGTGATTGTTGCTTCTGTAGTGGCATTATTAATTTTAATCAATTTTAAATATTTGATTAAAGCCAAAGAAGTTGTTCGACCAGGAAAGAAAAAAAGATTTAGAAAACCCGATAAATCATTGATTTTATTGGGAGTTATTGGTTTTTGCAGCATGGCCAGCGAAGGAATTATGTTCGATTGGAGTGGCGTGTATTTTAAAGATATTGTCAAAGCCCCTGGCTCTTTAATTGTTGTGGGATATACATCTTTTATGATAATGATGGCCAGCGGACGATTTTTAGGAGATCGACTAATCAATAATTTTGGACGGAAAAAAGTTATGCAAATCAGCGGTATTATGATTTCATGCGGCTTGTTTATGGCAGTAATTTTTCCGTATATCATTCCGTGCACAATTGCTTTTATGATTGTGGGATTAGGCGTTTCTACCGTTATACCAACTCTTTACAGTATTGCCGGTAAGCATCCAACGATTCCAACGGGCGAAGCACTGACAGCTGTTTCCAGTGTTAGTTTCCTTGGTTTTTTGATGGGACCGCCTGTTATTGGTCATATTGCCGAACTTTTTAGCTTACGATTTTCGTTTGCGTTTATTGGCATTTTTGGCTTTTTTATTGCTTTTATGGTTACCCGAATAAAAGCTATCGAATAA
- the rseP gene encoding RIP metalloprotease RseP translates to MEIVIKLSQFLLSLSLLIILHELGHFLPAKAFKTRVEKFYLFFDVKYSLLKKKIGETEYGIGWLPLGGYVKISGMIDESMDKEQMALPPQPWEFRSKPAWQRLIIMLGGVTVNFILAFIIYIGMAYAYGDSYISNTDLKDGILIENQAMINAGFKSGDKIVAVDGEKIIRFDNEINSKIILAKEVVIERNGSQQTIKMPNDFVDQLSKFEKVPLAAIRIPFAITEVPAESLNKELKAKDIIVSLNGQKTRYLDEVKSVLEKNKNKTIPAIVLRDQKEIPVNVIVSNVGKMGVSIGGLSLETLEKLGYYKITHQNYSFIESIPFGIEKGKDQLVGYGKQLKMIFNPETKAYKQVGGFHAIYNIFPSSWSWEVFWSITAILSIMLGVMNLLPIPALDGGHVMFLLYEIVSGKKPSDKFLENAQMVGFVLLISLLLFANGNDIYKAIMGK, encoded by the coding sequence ATGGAAATAGTTATCAAGCTTTCTCAATTTTTATTGAGCTTATCATTACTTATTATACTTCACGAATTAGGACATTTTCTTCCTGCCAAAGCATTCAAAACCAGAGTCGAAAAATTTTATTTGTTTTTTGACGTAAAATATTCCCTTCTAAAAAAGAAAATTGGTGAAACCGAATACGGAATTGGTTGGTTACCTCTAGGCGGTTATGTGAAAATATCCGGAATGATTGACGAGAGTATGGACAAAGAACAAATGGCTTTACCTCCACAGCCTTGGGAATTTAGATCGAAACCAGCTTGGCAACGCTTGATTATCATGTTGGGTGGTGTTACAGTAAACTTTATTCTTGCTTTCATCATATATATTGGTATGGCATATGCTTACGGAGACTCTTATATCTCAAACACTGATTTGAAAGATGGTATTTTGATAGAAAATCAGGCGATGATAAATGCCGGATTTAAATCGGGTGACAAAATCGTAGCTGTTGACGGAGAAAAAATAATCCGTTTCGACAACGAAATAAACTCCAAAATTATTTTGGCAAAAGAAGTGGTTATCGAAAGAAACGGTAGTCAACAAACCATCAAAATGCCAAATGATTTTGTGGATCAATTATCAAAATTTGAAAAAGTACCATTGGCAGCAATAAGAATTCCGTTTGCAATTACGGAAGTTCCCGCAGAATCTTTGAACAAAGAACTTAAAGCAAAAGATATCATTGTATCCTTGAACGGGCAAAAAACAAGATATCTGGACGAAGTAAAATCTGTATTAGAAAAAAATAAAAACAAAACCATTCCTGCTATTGTTTTACGTGACCAAAAAGAAATCCCTGTTAATGTAATTGTTTCTAATGTTGGAAAAATGGGAGTTTCTATAGGTGGTTTAAGTCTTGAAACACTTGAAAAATTAGGTTATTATAAAATCACACATCAAAATTACAGTTTCATAGAGTCGATTCCTTTTGGGATAGAAAAAGGAAAAGATCAATTGGTTGGATATGGAAAACAATTAAAAATGATTTTCAATCCAGAGACCAAAGCATACAAACAAGTAGGCGGTTTTCACGCTATTTACAATATTTTCCCTAGTTCTTGGAGCTGGGAAGTTTTCTGGAGCATTACGGCAATATTGTCAATCATGCTTGGAGTTATGAACTTATTGCCTATTCCGGCACTCGATGGCGGTCATGTAATGTTTTTATTGTATGAAATCGTAAGTGGAAAAAAACCAAGCGATAAATTCCTTGAAAACGCCCAAATGGTTGGTTTTGTACTCCTTATCTCATTGCTTTTGTTTGCTAATGGAAACGACATTTACAAAGCAATTATGGGTAAATAA